Proteins from a genomic interval of Bacteroidota bacterium:
- the truA gene encoding tRNA pseudouridine(38-40) synthase TruA — translation MRYFIELAYNGKNYFGWQRQPNQISVQEVIEEKLSILLRENISIVGAGRTDTGVHAKQMYAHFDYSKEINSEKLTFKLNSFLPKDIAIHSLFKVNDEAHARFDAISRAYEYHINIGKDPFLTDNSYQINNDLDIDKMNEAAKIMFEYTDFKCFSKSKTDVRTYNCEIMNAVWVKHGKKLIFHVKADRFLRNMVRAIVGSLLEIGLKRKSVEDFRKVIESKNRSEAGVSVPAHGLYLTEVTYPYI, via the coding sequence GTGAGATATTTTATAGAACTGGCATACAATGGAAAAAACTATTTTGGATGGCAACGCCAACCCAACCAAATAAGTGTACAGGAAGTTATTGAAGAAAAGCTTTCTATTTTATTAAGAGAAAATATTTCAATAGTGGGAGCCGGCCGTACTGATACCGGTGTTCACGCCAAACAGATGTATGCTCATTTTGATTATAGCAAGGAAATAAATAGCGAAAAACTGACTTTCAAACTAAATTCTTTCCTGCCTAAAGACATAGCTATTCACAGTTTATTTAAGGTTAATGATGAAGCTCATGCAAGATTTGACGCTATTTCAAGAGCTTATGAATACCATATTAATATCGGTAAAGATCCTTTTCTAACCGATAACTCTTATCAGATAAATAACGATTTAGACATTGACAAAATGAATGAAGCTGCAAAAATCATGTTTGAATACACTGATTTTAAATGCTTCTCCAAATCAAAAACAGATGTTAGAACCTACAACTGCGAAATAATGAATGCAGTATGGGTAAAACATGGAAAGAAACTGATATTTCACGTTAAAGCAGATCGTTTTCTTAGAAATATGGTGAGAGCAATAGTTGGAAGCCTTTTGGAAATTGGTTTAAAAAGAAAGTCTGTCGAAGATTTCAGGAAGGTAATTGAGTCGAAAAACAGAAGTGAAGCAGGAGTTTCGGTTCCGGCACATGGCTTATATCTTACAGAAGTAACTTATCCATACATTTAA
- a CDS encoding ABC transporter ATP-binding protein has product MKYAQAYKLQFNFALFFAIVMSLSASIRPYLTKTAIDDHIMLKDYEGLIFIITLMFLVIAVEVIILYGYIYLANWLGQKIVKDIRDSLFKYMLSFRMQYYDKNPIGSLVTRVVSDIETISEIFGQGLLMIISDVLKMMVVLVIMFYVNWQLAMIVVMVLPILAYATRVFQKNIKSAFQSVRNEVARLNSFVQEHISGMRIVQLFVREEQEFNKFKEINKRHMKAHIRSVWYYSIFFPIAELLSSVALGLVVWYGGVQSVTTQAVTLGELIAYINLIQLLFRPLRQLADKFNVLQMGMVSAERVFAIFDTDSHISKDGEYCSKVMKGHISFEKVSFEYLENHSVLKDVSFSVKPGEMVAIVGATGAGKSTIINILNRFYEYNSGTVSIDNVKIEDYSLKCLREHIAVVLQDVFLFSDSIINNITLKGDVSEEDVIKAAKEIEIHEFIDSLPNKYHYNVRERGAMLSVGQRQLLSFLRAYVSNPSILILDEATSSVDTYSEKLIQRATEKITQNRTSIVIAHRLATIRKANRIIVLDNGKVVETGSHEELYAKNGFYRKLYEHQFKDDLVN; this is encoded by the coding sequence ATGAAATATGCGCAGGCATATAAGCTTCAGTTTAACTTTGCATTGTTCTTCGCTATTGTAATGTCTCTTTCGGCTTCAATCCGCCCATATCTTACAAAAACGGCTATTGATGACCACATAATGTTAAAAGATTATGAAGGACTGATATTTATTATCACCTTAATGTTTTTAGTTATTGCTGTAGAAGTTATTATTCTATACGGATATATCTATCTCGCTAACTGGCTTGGACAAAAAATAGTTAAGGATATCAGAGATTCTCTATTTAAGTATATGCTTTCTTTTAGGATGCAGTACTACGATAAGAACCCTATTGGTTCACTTGTAACAAGAGTTGTTTCTGATATTGAAACCATATCTGAGATTTTTGGACAGGGCTTATTAATGATTATCAGTGATGTACTAAAAATGATGGTAGTACTGGTAATAATGTTCTATGTTAACTGGCAATTAGCAATGATTGTGGTAATGGTATTGCCTATATTGGCATATGCTACAAGAGTCTTTCAGAAAAATATTAAATCGGCATTTCAATCTGTCAGAAATGAGGTAGCACGATTAAACTCATTTGTTCAGGAACACATAAGCGGAATGAGAATCGTTCAGTTGTTTGTTCGTGAAGAACAGGAGTTCAACAAGTTTAAAGAAATAAATAAACGCCATATGAAAGCCCATATACGCTCGGTATGGTATTATTCAATTTTCTTTCCAATAGCTGAACTCCTGTCATCAGTTGCTCTGGGATTAGTTGTATGGTACGGAGGCGTACAATCAGTAACTACACAAGCGGTAACTTTAGGAGAACTTATTGCCTATATCAACCTTATCCAACTTCTTTTTAGGCCTCTGCGACAATTGGCCGATAAATTCAACGTATTGCAAATGGGGATGGTATCTGCCGAGAGAGTTTTTGCAATTTTCGATACTGATTCGCATATCTCTAAAGATGGAGAATATTGCTCAAAGGTAATGAAAGGGCATATAAGTTTCGAAAAAGTTTCATTTGAATACCTCGAAAACCATTCGGTACTTAAAGATGTTTCATTTTCGGTAAAACCAGGTGAAATGGTAGCTATAGTTGGCGCTACCGGTGCCGGAAAATCTACTATAATAAATATTCTAAACAGGTTTTACGAATATAACTCCGGAACAGTTAGTATTGATAATGTTAAAATTGAGGATTATTCTCTTAAATGTTTAAGAGAACATATTGCAGTAGTATTACAGGATGTATTTCTTTTCTCGGACAGTATCATCAATAATATAACACTAAAAGGCGATGTTAGTGAAGAAGATGTAATAAAAGCTGCCAAAGAGATAGAGATACACGAGTTTATTGACAGTCTGCCAAATAAATATCATTACAACGTAAGAGAGCGCGGAGCAATGCTATCGGTTGGTCAAAGACAATTGCTTTCTTTTTTAAGAGCTTATGTTAGTAATCCAAGTATTTTAATTTTGGACGAGGCTACATCATCAGTAGATACTTATTCCGAGAAATTAATCCAAAGAGCAACCGAAAAAATCACTCAAAACAGAACCAGTATTGTTATTGCACACCGTTTAGCCACCATACGTAAAGCCAACAGAATTATAGTACTTGACAACGGCAAGGTAGTTGAAACAGGAAGCCATGAAGAGCTTTATGCTAAAAACGGATTTTATAGAAAGCTATATGAACATCAGTTTAAAGATGATCTGGTAAACTAA
- a CDS encoding peptide chain release factor 3, with product MGFIEEIQRRRTFGIISHPDAGKTTLTEKLLLFGGAIQEAGAVKSNKIKKGAASDFMEIERQRGISVATSVLAFEYKGKKINILDTPGHKDFAEDTFRTLTAVDSVIVVIDVAKGVEAQTEKLVQVCRMRNIPMMVFINKLDREGKDAFDLLDEIEQKLKLKVTPLSWPIGIGSELKGIYNIWEKNVNLFSGHKKQAVEETVEISNLEDEKLDDLVGGNSADELREELELVTEVYPNYEYDKYLAGEQQPVFFGSALNNFGVRELLDAFIEIAPIPLPKKSEERLVDSKESKFSGFVFKIHANMDPKHRDRLAFVKIVSGTFKRNTPYLHVRNGKKMKFSSPNAFFADKKEIVDESYPGDIVGLHDTGNFKIGDTLTEGEKLNFKGIPAFSPEHFRYINNADPMKSKQLSKGIDQLMDEGVAQLFTLDLNGRKVIGTVGALQYEVIQYRLEHEYTAKCTYEPIQVHKACWVEAEDEYNEEFKEFKRVKHRYLAKDKQGQLVFLADSPFTIQMTQQKFPTVKLHFTSEWNQD from the coding sequence ATGGGATTTATTGAAGAAATACAGAGAAGAAGAACTTTTGGGATAATATCGCACCCTGATGCCGGTAAGACTACCTTGACAGAGAAACTCTTACTTTTTGGAGGAGCAATTCAGGAAGCAGGAGCTGTAAAATCTAATAAGATTAAGAAAGGAGCGGCTTCCGATTTTATGGAGATAGAACGTCAAAGGGGAATTTCTGTAGCTACTTCGGTATTGGCATTTGAGTATAAGGGTAAGAAGATTAATATTCTTGATACTCCGGGTCACAAAGATTTTGCGGAAGATACTTTTAGGACTCTTACGGCTGTTGACAGCGTAATTGTAGTAATAGATGTAGCAAAAGGGGTAGAGGCGCAAACCGAGAAACTTGTTCAGGTTTGTAGAATGAGAAATATCCCTATGATGGTTTTTATCAATAAATTAGATAGGGAAGGTAAAGATGCTTTTGACTTGCTTGATGAAATAGAGCAGAAACTGAAACTAAAGGTAACTCCTTTGAGTTGGCCTATTGGAATCGGGTCAGAGTTAAAAGGAATTTATAATATCTGGGAGAAAAACGTGAACCTGTTCTCGGGACATAAAAAACAAGCTGTTGAAGAAACTGTTGAGATTAGTAACCTGGAAGATGAAAAACTTGATGATCTTGTTGGAGGAAATTCTGCTGATGAATTAAGAGAGGAGTTAGAATTGGTTACTGAAGTATATCCTAACTATGAGTATGATAAATATCTTGCAGGAGAACAACAACCGGTATTCTTCGGATCTGCTCTGAATAATTTTGGTGTTAGGGAACTGTTGGATGCATTTATTGAGATTGCACCGATTCCTTTACCAAAGAAGTCTGAAGAAAGATTAGTTGATTCAAAAGAAAGCAAGTTTTCAGGGTTTGTATTTAAAATACATGCAAATATGGATCCAAAACACAGAGACCGTTTGGCCTTTGTTAAAATTGTTTCAGGAACATTTAAAAGAAATACTCCATACCTGCACGTTCGAAACGGGAAAAAAATGAAGTTCTCATCACCAAATGCTTTCTTTGCAGATAAAAAGGAGATTGTTGATGAATCATATCCGGGTGATATAGTAGGATTACATGATACCGGTAACTTTAAGATTGGAGATACTCTTACCGAGGGTGAGAAACTTAATTTTAAAGGAATTCCGGCATTCTCACCTGAACATTTCCGATATATTAATAACGCTGACCCTATGAAGTCGAAGCAACTTTCGAAAGGTATTGATCAGTTGATGGACGAAGGAGTTGCACAGTTGTTTACTTTAGATCTCAATGGTAGGAAAGTAATAGGAACTGTTGGAGCTTTACAGTACGAGGTTATTCAATATAGATTAGAGCATGAGTATACTGCTAAGTGTACCTATGAACCAATTCAGGTTCACAAAGCCTGTTGGGTAGAAGCGGAGGATGAGTATAATGAAGAATTTAAGGAGTTTAAAAGAGTAAAACACCGTTACTTGGCTAAAGATAAGCAAGGACAGTTGGTATTTCTTGCCGATTCGCCATTTACGATTCAGATGACACAACAGAAATTCCCTACGGTGAAGTTACACTTTACTTCGGAGTGGAATCAGGATTAA